In the Streptomyces sp. NBC_00193 genome, TCCAGAAGAATCCGGGGGCGCGTACACAAACGGCCGTCACACAGCGTACCAGGCTGCCGCAGCCCCTCGTCTCAGCTGGTGAGAGCGCGGGCCCGGGCGTAGACGTCGAGCACGGCCAGGGCCAGCGGGACCAGGCTGAGGAGGACCGCCGCCTCGGTGAGGTCGAGCAGCCGCCCCCAGAAGGGTGACAGACCCTTGCGGGGAATGACCAATGCAATTCCGGCGAAGAGGGCCGCACCGGCGGCGACGGCGGCGGAGAGCCAGAGCGTACGGATCTCCAGGCCGCTGTGGTCCCCGTACAGGGCGAGCTCCCGGAGCAGGGCGGCCGGCGGGTGCATGGCGAGGCCCAGGACGAGCAGGCCCAGGGCGGCGAAGCCGGCCACGAGGGTGCAGGCGACCTGGGAGGTGTAGCGGAAGAGGCGGGCGCGCAGCAGCATGGCGAGGCCGGTCGCCAGGGCCAGGAGCCGGGCCCAGGTGTTGTCCGAGAAGCCGAGGACGGCGGCCGAGCCGACGGCGACGGCGGCGCAGCCGCCGACGAGGCCGAGGAGCATCTCGTGGCCGCGGCGGGCCTGGGCTGCGATGGCCTCGGCGTCGAGGGGGGCTCCGGAGTCGTGCCCGTCGGTGGCGGAGCGCTCACCGTACGGCTCGCTCTCGTAGCGGTCCGGAGCCTCGTACTCGGCGGTGGCGCTCTGCGGGGCGGCGTAGCCGATGGGGAGGCGGGCGAAGCGGGCGGAGAAGCCGGGGAGGAAGGCGACGAGGCCGATGGCCGCGGGGGCGCAGACGGCCGCGGCGGAGGTCGCGCCGGCGTCGGCGGCGATGGCGGCGAAGGTGGCCAGGGTCCCGGTGGCGGCGAGGAAGGTGGTCGCGACGAAGGGGGCGTCGCCGTCGGGGGTGAGCGCGACGAGGGCGACGGAGGCGACGAGCACGCAGACGCAGCCGAGGAGGAACTGGAGCCGGCCGGGGCCCTGGCCGGCGGCGGGGGCGATGATGCCGGCGCCGGCGAGCAGCAGGTGCGGTACGGCGGCGAGGCCGAGGGCGACGGCGGAGCCGCGGTCGCGGTAGACCCGGGCGCGGACGCCCGCGGCGGCGGTGAGGAGCACGCCGACGGAGCCGGCGATGATGCCGGGCAGTCCGTGCATGTCGTGCAGGACGGGGTCGGCGTACCAGAGGACGAAGCCGAGGAGGACGAAGAGGACGGCGGCGCCGGTCAGGCCCGCGCCGCGCAGCATGTCGTCGCTCCAGCGGTGGCGGTCGCGCACCACGGCGGCGGCGACGGCGTCGGAGACGTCGTCGAAGACGGCGGGGGGCAGGGATTCCGCGAAGGGGCGCAGGCTCAGTACTTCGCCGTCGAGGACCTGCTGGGCCGCGAGGGTGCGGGCGCCGTCGAGGACGGTGCCGGAGCGCAGGACCAGGTGGAAGCCGGTGGGTGCGCCGACGGGCTGGGTCTGGCCGGTGAGGCGCAGCAGCTCGGGGTAGATGTCGGCGACGGCGATGTCCTCGGGGAGGGCGACGTCTATGCGGCTGTCGGGAGCCACGACGGTGACCCTGCGGAAGCCGGTCGCCTCGGCGGTGTTCACCTGATGCCCCCCGGTGGGTGTGTGCGTTGGTGTGCGTGCGGGTGCGCCGGTGACGGTGGTCCGCCCGCCGGTGCGCAGCCGATTCGCGGATGCGCATGCTGCGCGCGCCACCCTACCGGGAGGCCCGATGACTGTCGGCAAGTAGGATCACCTCTCTGCGGAGGAGACCCCCTTCGCGCCCGGGACTTGAGGGCGCCGGTTGCGACGTCCCGTCTGTTTTCGAGGGATTGATGCTCCGGTGAGCCAGATCGTCGTCAAACGTCCGCCCCGGTCGCTGCCGCCCGAAGTGCCTTCGGACGAACTGAGGCTG is a window encoding:
- the eccD gene encoding type VII secretion integral membrane protein EccD, which translates into the protein MNTAEATGFRRVTVVAPDSRIDVALPEDIAVADIYPELLRLTGQTQPVGAPTGFHLVLRSGTVLDGARTLAAQQVLDGEVLSLRPFAESLPPAVFDDVSDAVAAAVVRDRHRWSDDMLRGAGLTGAAVLFVLLGFVLWYADPVLHDMHGLPGIIAGSVGVLLTAAAGVRARVYRDRGSAVALGLAAVPHLLLAGAGIIAPAAGQGPGRLQFLLGCVCVLVASVALVALTPDGDAPFVATTFLAATGTLATFAAIAADAGATSAAAVCAPAAIGLVAFLPGFSARFARLPIGYAAPQSATAEYEAPDRYESEPYGERSATDGHDSGAPLDAEAIAAQARRGHEMLLGLVGGCAAVAVGSAAVLGFSDNTWARLLALATGLAMLLRARLFRYTSQVACTLVAGFAALGLLVLGLAMHPPAALLRELALYGDHSGLEIRTLWLSAAVAAGAALFAGIALVIPRKGLSPFWGRLLDLTEAAVLLSLVPLALAVLDVYARARALTS